A window of the Lolium perenne isolate Kyuss_39 chromosome 7, Kyuss_2.0, whole genome shotgun sequence genome harbors these coding sequences:
- the LOC127317740 gene encoding cyclin-dependent kinase inhibitor 1-like, with amino-acid sequence MGKYMRRRRSRGAALGDAEAAPAAVVLGGGVRTRSRSAAVVAGANPDKRRKQATTATGPVEEAGCYLHLRSRRLFMPVAVAARGDLGVEEASTSRLANSSAPSGEAIAAGISRCSSAASSAAARERSGGEAESCPGLQACESRDDVETSASDSECGASVWRETTPSSQPPAVDDYISDLESSQATDEHRHSKRCRRTPATTTTTNTTAFHLQSRARMPAAAEIEQFFAAAEKAEAERFAAKYNFDVALGLPLDAGRFEWTPVAAV; translated from the exons ATGGGGAAGTACATGAGGAGGAGGCGCAGCAGGGGTGCTGCTCTAGGGGATGCCGAGGCGGCGCCGGCCGCGGTGGTGCTCGGCGGCGGCGTCCGCACGCGGTCCCGCTCTGCGGCCGTCGTCGCGGGAGCCAACCCCGACAAGAGGAGGAAGCAGGCCACGACGGCGACGGGACCGGTGGAGGAGGCCGGGTGCTACCTCCATCTGCGGAGCAGAAGGCTGTTCatgccggtggcggtggcggcgcgggGTGATCTGGGGGTGGAGGAGGCTTCGACGTCGAGGCTGGCCAATTCATCTGCTCCTTCAGGGGAGGCGATCGCCGCCGGGATCTCGCGCTGCTCTAGCGCCGCGTCGTCGGCGGCAGCTAGAGAGAGGAGCGGCGGCGAGGCCGAG TCGTGTCCTGGACTACAGGCGTGCGAGAGCCGCGACGACGTGGAGACCTCCGCCAGCGACTCCGAGTGCGGCGCCAGTGTGTG GAGGGAGACGACGCCGTCCAGCCAGCCCCCAGCAGTAGACGACTACATCAGCGACCTCGAGTCGAGTCAGGCGACGGATGAGCACAGGCACAGCAAACGCTGCAGGAGGACTCCAGCAACAACGACGACCACAAACACCACGGCATTCCACCTACAATCGAGGGCGAGGATGCCGGCTGCGGCAGAGATCGAGCAGTTCTTCGCTGCCGCCGAGAAGGCCGAGGCCGAACGCTTCGCCGCCAA GTACAACTTCGACGTCGCGCTCGGCCTGCCGCTCGACGCCGGCCGGTTCGAGTGGACGCCGGTGGCCGCCGTCTGA